A stretch of DNA from Brevibacillus ruminantium:
GGAAAGGAATTCGTAGAAAAGGAGGGAGGCCGAATCATGTGGGCATACAGCCGAAATGAAAAAGGAATGACACTGATCGAAGTGCTTGCCTCGATCGTGATTCTCTCCATCGCCCTGCTGCTGCTCAGCAACTTTCTCGTGCGGGGCCTGGAGCTGTCCGGCAAAGAAGACAGCAAGCTGGTGGCCATGAATCTTGCCAGACAATTGGCAGAAGCGTGGCGTTCCGGAAACGGCGATCTGACTTCCGCAACGATGCCGATTGATCTCCCAAGCGCCCTCTCCGCAAACAAGCTTACCTATCCTCAGTTGGCCCAATTGACCGAATACCTGAAGGATTATGATGTCAAAGAGATTTCTTTTCCGGCCGTGGAAGTAAATGAACGACACTATCAACAAAAGCTCTCCCTCTCCTTTTTGGATGACGCGGCCTATGACTTGCAAGAGAAGACGATGATCCTGATCACCGTCCGGGTCACCTCACCGGAAGGGAAGGAATTGGCTTTGCTCCAATCAGCTATGGCCAACCCTGAAAAAGGAGGGATTTCTCCATGAGACGGTCCCTCTCCCTCACTCGCCTGCTGCGTGATCAGTCGGGGATGACTTTGATCGAAGTGATCGCTTCTCTCTTCATCCTTCTGATGATCCTGATCCCGCTCACCTCGGTCTACGTCTCCGGCGTTCAGGTTTACAACCAGACGAGAGAACAGTCGGCTCTTCGGAACGCAGCGGATTTTGTCATAGGGGACGTGATGCGCACGGTACAGGATGCGACGTACTTTGAGCTGGAAGCTTTGGATGAACGGCAAGAATCGGCTGAACAACAGCTGCTTGTACAAATACTGAAGAGCAAAAAGGCGGGGGAACTGCTGCAATCCAGCTCCGGTAGTCGGCAAAGCCAAGTGTCATCGCTTGAAGGCTCTGCGACTGACGACATCGCGGACAGTATAATTCTGTACAACAGCAAAACAGTGTTCGCACCACTCGGAGATGCCTCTCAGCCCTCCGCCGAAAACAGTGTGAGCCAGTCGCTTTTGACGAGACAGATTTATCGCTTCCCTCCCGTTGATCCCACAGATGAGCTGGTGAAGGCCTTCCGTACGGAACCAGGCTATCTGGTGCGCGGTCTTTTTACGGTCTCCGCGGACAGCAAAACGCTGACTCTCTATCTGCTCGTCGCCCCGCAGGGGGAAAAAATCGTGGATCGGGATGGACAACAGATGCGTTTCCAAAACCTGGAGGAGGTTCTGGCTGAACTGGTCAGGATGGAAGCATACCCTGACCAGATAAGCGGGTACATCCGCCTGGTGAAAACCGATTTTGCCGTCTCCAACCTGAGAGGAGGGTACAAATGAGCCGCCTCCGGAATGAACAGGGGAGCGCCCTGCTGCTTGTTCTGTTTATTGTGGTCTTGTTTACCGTACTGGGTCTGTCCATCTTCAGCTACGTAGTGCAAAGCTCAAGGCAGCATGTTTTCTCCGAGGACGAGATACAAGGCAAGATGCTGGCCGACATGGGCCTTGCCTATTTTCAAAAATATGCCGAACAAAATCTTTCTTACGCCAGGCTCGCCGACGATCTGAAGAGCGGCAGCGGCCAGCAGGAGATCAAAAGGATATTGGATCGGATCGCCGCTGAGATGAACGACGCGGCCCAAAGCGGACCCTACAAACAAACCAATCTCCCCGCTCTCGAAGATGGTACGGTCCAGGGCTTTGCCATCGGGTATCGGATACTGGGGGACGAGATTCGTCTGCAGGAAAATCCCGGACAGCCGTACATATTGAAGCTGCACGTCTCTGTGATTGGCATTCCCGCGCGCGGCAGTCAGGACCTGTCCGTCGTCAAAAGCCGGGTAAGGCTGGACTCGACGGTGTACATCAACACCATTGCGGCGCCGTTTCATTATGCGGTCAGTACGCCTGGCGAGCTGCGTTTGTTCGGCGGTTCCAACATCATCGGCAATGTTACGGCGCATCATGTTATCACGGCCAAAGAGTATCGCTACAGCACGGAAAACCCGGACTCCGCAAAGCCGCCCGTGTGGAATGTAGACTCGACCCGTCCCAAAGAAAACGGCCGCCCCTATCTGGAGGGCCTTCTCTCCCTTTCCCAGCCGGGAAACAGTGCGGATGGGCTGGTGAGCGGGCTGTATCAGCTCAAAGAGGGTGACTTGCAATACGTGACCGAATCAGCCAATCGGATTTCCCTGGAAGATATCCGGGAGAAGCTCGTAATCAGCAATAAAAAAGACCTGGAAGAACTGTTCTCACCCAAAACCTTGGCGAGTGAGAGCCGCGAAACGCTCTTATCCGCACCGGCTGACAAGCCCTATGAGCCCGGCTATGAACCGCCGATCGTCCAGAATACGCCGAATACGGCAAGGCCGCTTGCCTTTCAGGAGGGGCAGACAACGGGAGCGTTTCTTGCGCAGCAAATCAGCCGCGGCAAAAGCAGCTCTGATAAGACGATTCGCGTGAGTACAAATCAGTCCATCCAGCTAGAGGAACACAGCGGGAGGAACGCCTACCTCAACGACGGCTTTCGCACTGTAGATATCGCCCCTGGCACTGAATCCGTGGCGATTCTCGCTGGCGAACCTGTGGGAGAGCTGGACGGAGCGACAGCCACGGTCCTGACTGCTCGCCTGACCGGTGACCAACTGGAGAGCGCAGGGGTACGGCAGCTCTACATCGCCCCGGACTCTTCGGACAGGAGGGCTATGGCTACGGTGGAAATGGGAAGGCTTGGCTCCTTTATCCCGGAGGCGAGCTCCTCTGAAAAAATGAGCGGCGACCCCTTCCGCTTTTCCGGCACGATCTACATCAAGGGAAATCTGGATATCGTCGGAGACATCAGCATCAACGGAACCATTTTTGTCGATGGTGATGTGCTCATCCGGGAGATTACCAATCTGGACAGCAAAAATCTGGCGATCGTCGCCACGGGAACAATCAGTTTGACGTCACGATACGTTCAGGAAACCGATTTTACCCATGCCGTCGACTCGTGGAAGTCACTGCCGCCCTTTTCCGCCTTTCTTTATTCGGAAAAGTCGATGGAAATATACTCAATCGCCTCCTTTAACCGCATCCAGGGAGGAATCGCAACCGGCAGCCCAGACTCCTATATCGAGCTGAACACAAAACGAGAGGATAAACGCCTTGCCTCCCGCCTCGCCATCCAGTTCAACCGCCGAATCTTTGAAGCAGAGACACCCGGTCTGCCGTCAGCAGAGGAGTTTTTTGTCGACCTGTATGATCTGCAGTACAGTCCCCATCCGGGCGACGTGCAAATCACTCCCTGATTTAAAGCTAAGGCCGTTGAGACGAGGGCATGAAGCGAAAAGAACCTGAGCGCAGTTTAACCGTGAACTGCATCCCAGGTTCTTTTTCATTTGCATTTCTTTCCCTTTAGTTCAAATTATTCTTCGCTTTTACCGTTACGTCCGCTTCCTGTTTGTACTCTTTTGTCCACAATACCTCGTGGGTAATCGAGTGAAGCATTTTGATCTCTACTAAGATGGCTGCCTTATAGGTCTGGCTCTGCCCCGATGTGGTCTTTAAATTTTTCACGATGCGGTTCTGCCCGTTTGTGATCGAGACTCCTTTGCCGGCCTTCAGTTCCCCGATGAGATCAAGCTTTTTATTTGCTTCGGCAATGGCGTAGCTGGCTGAGGTAAGTCTCAGTCCTTCACTGCCGTCAAAGCTGTATCCAAGCTGTACCTGGACCGCACGATTTTCCAGGGTTTCATGGCCGTTATCCACTTTGATGTACACATGGGGTGAGAAATCCTCCGGAACTTCTCCGCCGCCTCCACCGTCATTGCCCTTTTCCGGCAGCAACAGCAGAGTTTTTACTGTCATCGCCCGCTCATCCTCTACGCCATTGATGAGCGTGACCGCTTTCACTGTCACCAGTGTGTCCACCAAGCCGCCCGCCCCTTTTTCAAAGGGGACAACGAATTCTCCAGCGATTCTCTGACCGTTCTGCCTCAAGGAAAATTCCGTCCAATCCCGCTGTGATGGTGTCTTGTAGTACCATTCTGTCGTCACCTGGATCGTCTCTGGCATCGGCTGGACAACCACTTTGACGTAATCATCCAGCCGCTCCCCAGATTTCAGCGTAAAATCGGGCGGGATCAGGCTTTGTCCGATAGATACCTTACGAACGACCATCTCATGTTCATCGGGACTGCCGTCCGGCTGTCGATAATCCCCGTCCTGATTGAAATCCTGGAACATCCCGACAACCAGCGTTGTGGTGCCTACCGGATTCAGTGGAATACCCGTCGCCTTTCGTCCCTGGTTAAAAGGAATCCAGGGCGAGTCTACTGTTACCTCTTTGAGTGGAACATCCGGGAGCCAGAAAAATTTCACCTCGTCCAGCACCGGCGTGGTCGGCGTCGCCGTCAAGACACCCGTGCTGGTAACGAGCGGCCCCTCACGCTCCAAAGTCGCTGTAAATGCCGTAACCGGATTGAACAGCAGGGTGTTGCGCACCGGATCAGCCGGAATGCCAAAATCATTTCGGGCATCAACCGTGATCACGGCCGGCTTCACGCGCAAAACCTCCCCGATCTCTGTACCGGATTGTTTCCGGGCAGCCTCTATCTCAAAGGTATAGGTCACCTTTTGCCGGCCATTTCCAAGGGAGAGCGGCTCCGACTGGGTGAGTGCTGCTGCCGGAAGCGATACACCGTCAATCCGGATATCAACCCGAACGGGAAAAGCGGCTGCGTAATCAATCACTTCTGCCGTGATGACAGCTTTTTCCGGATACGGGACATTCCATCCCTGATTCGCAGAGACACTTAACTCCGGCTTGCTTGTCACGGTGATCTCACTGGTTGCCGAGAACTTGCCATCTGGTGTGTGCACCGTGATGACGGCGCGACCAGGCTTCGTGCCGGTGACAATACCGCTGGATGAAACGGTTGCCACTGCAGGGTCACTTGATGTCCAGACGACGCTGCGGTCCGCATTGCTCGGTGTGATGGTCACTTTCAAGCCGATGGTTTCCCCCACGGTTAGAGTCGCATTTTTCGGAGAAACAGTGAGGCTTGTGACAGGCGGAATATTGGAGTCGACCTGCAACGTCACGTTGTTAAAAAAGCGACTGTTGACCACTGATCCCTCGCGATAGCGAAACTGCGATTCGGACAGCAGATACGTGCCGATCCGGGTCGGCTTGACAGTAATGCCCAAGGTTACAGGCGCCGCTTCGTACCGATCTCCGTTGCGAGTAAAGGTGATATCCGGGACATTTAGCGTCAACACACCGTTTGCCACAGTTTTGCTCCAGTTTTTATCGATACTGACAATATTCACTTCAGGCGGAAAAGGCTCCGTCAGTGTAACATCTGTCACAGTAAACGATTCGGGCAAGGGGCCGTATCCGATAAAGTTGGCGATCACCCGGTTATTCACGAGCGAAATGCCAAATGTGGCAAACGCATTTACCGTAATACTGTCGCGGCCATGCAGATCATTCACAAGCTGACTGGCATCCACAAGCGGGATCGTAATCTCCCGCGTGCCCGTCTGGATCAGTTCTTTCAGCCCCGCCAGAATGTCACTTTGCTTGGCGCTTGGCTCTGTCGTCAGACTCTGATTCACAGAGACTGTGCCGTCGTAGCCGGAAAGAAGCATTTCCCGATAGCTCTTTTTCCCTCTCGTATCCAGGGCAAGCCCGCCGTTGTTGTCATTGCCCTTGCCGCTTGCTTTCACTTTGTCCAGTTCGGCAGCCATGTCGTAGCTTTTTCCGTACACAAACGGTCCATTCAACAAAAAGAACGGGCGAATCCCTGTTGCCCTGTCAGCGGGTTTGCCGGCCAGCCCTTCTGCCTGAAAGGAAGCTGGCGTCACTGTATAGCGAATCTCTGACGTTTCTCCCAGCTTGATGGCTGATTTGGTCAGCGAGCGGGAAAGCTCCATGGAGGTAAGTGGCGTGAGGATAGTCACCTCGTAGGTACGGGTCGTTTTCCCATCCTGCGCAGTTACCGTAATCGTCACCTTTGTCGTTCCCGGTTTGACTGCGATTGCTTTTGGCGTGCCGCTCTCATGCGCCTCTCCATTTACAGTCATGGTGGCCCGGCTGTCTTCCAGGGTGGGCGTCAGCATAACCGTTGGTACGTGACTGTTCAGCTGTACTTCATAGCTGCTCTCCAACTTATCAAAGCCCGGCACAAGCGGGATGAGCGTATCCCCTTTGACAGTCAAATTTTGCAGGAATGCATTGTTGCTCGGCTGCAGCTCCAACTGAAAGTCGAGTCGGGCTTTGCTGCCGGCCACGAAGTTTTCGATCAGCTTGATCTGCGGGATATATCCATCTTTGGACGCCTCTACGGAGACCAGCCCCGCCGGCACCTCACTGAGCGTATACTCTCCCCGTTCATTCGTCAGGGTGGTGACAATTCCCCCCGCAGATACCAGTGCGCCTGCCAGCGGTTTGGGCGTCGGTGAAGAGTCCATAACCTTGCCGGTGATCGTCCCGGTA
This window harbors:
- a CDS encoding prepilin-type N-terminal cleavage/methylation domain-containing protein, whose amino-acid sequence is MWAYSRNEKGMTLIEVLASIVILSIALLLLSNFLVRGLELSGKEDSKLVAMNLARQLAEAWRSGNGDLTSATMPIDLPSALSANKLTYPQLAQLTEYLKDYDVKEISFPAVEVNERHYQQKLSLSFLDDAAYDLQEKTMILITVRVTSPEGKELALLQSAMANPEKGGISP
- a CDS encoding PilW family protein, whose translation is MRRSLSLTRLLRDQSGMTLIEVIASLFILLMILIPLTSVYVSGVQVYNQTREQSALRNAADFVIGDVMRTVQDATYFELEALDERQESAEQQLLVQILKSKKAGELLQSSSGSRQSQVSSLEGSATDDIADSIILYNSKTVFAPLGDASQPSAENSVSQSLLTRQIYRFPPVDPTDELVKAFRTEPGYLVRGLFTVSADSKTLTLYLLVAPQGEKIVDRDGQQMRFQNLEEVLAELVRMEAYPDQISGYIRLVKTDFAVSNLRGGYK
- a CDS encoding cadherin-like beta sandwich domain-containing protein, with translation MVKGSIQRLFLMCLVFLIGWTSFSPQWTDNTAFAAVDRKNDPLNGDWSKPYEVKYDTAEADLMVRVGDIDNLGMGWPDGYDPFSGKSTPAPYPRVIHQSTDPQGTDQLMVISSFRYPSLAGARDADTIADGYTRSNTYSKGANPVVPVKITFDTRNTPIEGAILQMFINDYQPQKYPGRVKYTAELNGVRAPFLENIINSLNQHGPVGKLISVKIPDEYLPLLKDGSLSIVLDDKTTKDPYGDAGAIDFVKLLINLGQYQNTGTITGKVMDSSPTPKPLAGALVSAGGIVTTLTNERGEYTLSEVPAGLVSVEASKDGYIPQIKLIENFVAGSKARLDFQLELQPSNNAFLQNLTVKGDTLIPLVPGFDKLESSYEVQLNSHVPTVMLTPTLEDSRATMTVNGEAHESGTPKAIAVKPGTTKVTITVTAQDGKTTRTYEVTILTPLTSMELSRSLTKSAIKLGETSEIRYTVTPASFQAEGLAGKPADRATGIRPFFLLNGPFVYGKSYDMAAELDKVKASGKGNDNNGGLALDTRGKKSYREMLLSGYDGTVSVNQSLTTEPSAKQSDILAGLKELIQTGTREITIPLVDASQLVNDLHGRDSITVNAFATFGISLVNNRVIANFIGYGPLPESFTVTDVTLTEPFPPEVNIVSIDKNWSKTVANGVLTLNVPDITFTRNGDRYEAAPVTLGITVKPTRIGTYLLSESQFRYREGSVVNSRFFNNVTLQVDSNIPPVTSLTVSPKNATLTVGETIGLKVTITPSNADRSVVWTSSDPAVATVSSSGIVTGTKPGRAVITVHTPDGKFSATSEITVTSKPELSVSANQGWNVPYPEKAVITAEVIDYAAAFPVRVDIRIDGVSLPAAALTQSEPLSLGNGRQKVTYTFEIEAARKQSGTEIGEVLRVKPAVITVDARNDFGIPADPVRNTLLFNPVTAFTATLEREGPLVTSTGVLTATPTTPVLDEVKFFWLPDVPLKEVTVDSPWIPFNQGRKATGIPLNPVGTTTLVVGMFQDFNQDGDYRQPDGSPDEHEMVVRKVSIGQSLIPPDFTLKSGERLDDYVKVVVQPMPETIQVTTEWYYKTPSQRDWTEFSLRQNGQRIAGEFVVPFEKGAGGLVDTLVTVKAVTLINGVEDERAMTVKTLLLLPEKGNDGGGGGEVPEDFSPHVYIKVDNGHETLENRAVQVQLGYSFDGSEGLRLTSASYAIAEANKKLDLIGELKAGKGVSITNGQNRIVKNLKTTSGQSQTYKAAILVEIKMLHSITHEVLWTKEYKQEADVTVKAKNNLN